One segment of Solanum stenotomum isolate F172 chromosome 1, ASM1918654v1, whole genome shotgun sequence DNA contains the following:
- the LOC125853270 gene encoding rab GTPase-activating protein 22: MWRDPGAPADSFYQVRPECTNVPKTRFRIKAGKTLSARKWRAAFTSEGYLDIGKTLSRVYRGGIHPSMRGEVWEFLLGCYDPKSTFEEREHIRQRRRVQYAVLKEECRTMFPMIGSGSFITAPVITENGDPIVDPITLQEAQAAKELNSGGQQNSNPGCEMVKEHDKRIIQWKLSLHQIGLDVVRTDRTLVFYEKQKNLSKLWDILSVYAWFDKDINYCQGMSDLCSPMILLLDDEADAFWCFERLMRRLRGNFRCTERSVGVEAQLSNLASVTQVIDPKLHHHLETLGGGDYLFAIRMLMVLFRREFSFADSLYLWEMMWALEYDPDLFLMYEDPDLAAAKSEGSKGRPKSTRQCGKFERENLKNRSKGAEAPLPISVFLVASVLKDKSTKLLTEAKGLDDVVQILNDMTGNLDAKKACTSAMKLHKQYLKKAANANR, translated from the exons ATGTGGAGGGACCCTGGAGCTCCTGCTGATTCTTTCTACCAGGTTCGCCCTGAATGTACAAATGTTCCCAAAACAAGATTCAGAATCAAG GCTGGGAAAACCTTAAGTGCAAGGAAATGGCGTGCTGCATTTACATCAGAAGGTTATCTTGATATTGGCAAAACACTGAGTCGAGTTTATCGTGGG GGGATTCATCCATCAATGAGAGGTGAAGTTTGGGAATTTTTATTGGGTTGTTATGATCCAAAGAGCACATTTGAAGAACGAGAGCACATACGACAACGGAGGAG GGTCCAGTATGCTGTACTGAAAGAAGAATGCCGCACGATGTTTCCCATGATTGGAAGTGGTAGTTTTATTACTGCCCCTGTAATTACGGAAAACGGTGACCCTATTGTAGATCCTATTACTCTCCAAGAGGCACAAGCAGCAAAAGAATTAAATTCAGGTGGTCAACAAAACAGTAATCCTGGATGTGAAATGGTAAAGGAGCATGACAAAAGAATAATCCAGTGGAAACTCTCATTACACCAGATAG GACTCGATGTTGTTCGGACGGACAGGACACTTGTCTTTTATGAGAAACAGAAGAATCTATCCAAACTTTGGGATATTCTGTCTGTTTATGCTTGGTTTGACAAAGATATCAATTATTGTCAAG GAATGAGCGATCTCTGTTCTCCTATGATTCTTCTTCTTGATGATGAAGCCGATGCATTTTGGTGCTTTGAACGCCTAATGAGGAGACTG AGAGGAAATTTCAGATGCACCGAGAGGTCTGTCGGAGTAGAGGCACAGCTGAGTAATCTAGCTTCAGTAACACAAGTTATTGATCCTAAACTTCATCACCATTTAG AGACGTTAGGTGGAGGTGATTACCTATTTGCTATCCGGATGCTCATGGTTTTGTTTCGTCGAGAATTCTCTTTTGCTGATTCATTATATCTTTGGGAG ATGATGTGGGCCTTGGAATACGATCCCGACTTGTTTCTTATGTATGAAGACCCTGACTTAGCTGCTGCAAAATCTGAAGGATCTAAAGGAAGACCAAAATCGACACGCCAGTGTGGGAAGTTTGAGAGAGAAAATCTGAAAAATCGAAGCAAAGGTGCTGAAGCTCCCCTCCCAATTTCCGTTTTCCTAGTAGCCAGTGTCCTTAAAGACAAGAGCACAAAGTTGCTTACAGAAGCTAAAGGACTAGATGACGTTGTTCAG ATACTGAATGACATGACCGGAAACCTGGACGCGAAAAAGGCTTGCACTAGTGCAATGAAACTTCACAAGCAATATCTTAAAAAG GCAGCCAATGCCAACAGGTAA
- the LOC125860391 gene encoding 2S seed storage albumin protein-like, with translation MGKISLVAALLFCLLAFANANKFSVTIAVTEEDDIKNPQSCQEQIQTHRLNHCRMLLSRKELSMVTKDDHEMRNQQEHLQQCCQELRNIDTKCRCPALKTMVTREPELMSQRARSLPRACNIEPTECYF, from the exons ATGGGGAAGATTTCACTTGTTGCTGCTCTTCTGTTCTGTTTGTTGGCATTTGCAAATGCCAACAAGTTCTCCGTCACGATTGCCGTGACGGAGGAGGATGATATCAAAAATCCACAAAGTTGCCAAGAGCAGATCCAGACGCACAGGCTTAACCACTGCag GATGCTCCTTTCAAGAAAGGAGCTAAGCATGGTGACGAAAGACGACCATGAAATGCGCAACCAACAGGAACATCTCCAACAATGCTGCCAAGAATTGAGGAACATTGACACTAAATGCCGCTGTCCGGCACTTAAAACGATGGTGACGCGGGAGCCCGAGCTCATGTCACAGAGAGCTCGGTCCCTCCCCCGCGCCTGCAACATCGAGCCTACTGAATGCTACTTCTAA
- the LOC125850909 gene encoding 2S sulfur-rich seed storage protein 1-like: MGKISLVAALLLCLLAFANANTFSVTVAVTEDNIDNPQSCQEQIQSQKLNHCRMYISRSHQHFNDELSMVTDDDHEINQAQEHLQQCCQELRNMDTQCRCPALKKMVMQDCGRQGEEAQRMLGKARYIPRMCNIQPTQCSF, encoded by the exons ATGGGGAAGATTTCACTTGTTGCTGCTCTCCTATTGTGTTTGTTAGCATTTGCAAATGCTAACACGTTCTCCGTCACGGTGGCCGTGACGGAGGACAATATTGACAATCCACAAAGTTGTCAAGAGCAGATTCAGAGTCAGAAACTTAACCACTGCAG GATGTATATTTCAAGAAGCCATCAACACTTTAACGACGAGTTGAGCATGGTAACAGATGACGATCATGAGATCAACCAAGCACAAGAACATCTCCAACAATGTTGCCAAGAATTGAGGAACATGGACACCCAATGCCGGTGCCCGGCGCTTAAGAAAATGGTGATGCAGGATTGCGGTAGACAAGGCGAAGAGGCACAACGCATGTTAGGGAAAGCTCGTTATATTCCGCGTATGTGTAACATTCAGCCTACTCAATGTAGCTTCTAA
- the LOC125853253 gene encoding COBRA-like protein 10 — MQIPWRNISWVLLVLFAYNCQTCNGQDYGGEEKPAAPPPEQETCDGIFITYNFDGREKIYPLVKNVSAQGWSFKSMLTVLNAGIFELKSWQVFVGFQHKELLVSADGAVAIDGDGFPVRVGKNGTTLAGYPQSDLKTAIDTAGDFTQMSAQINIKGTQFGLKEKTNPMPSTIKLVNEGYKCPAPKRYKTYMHVCCKRDPKFKPKKVITKFMPRRYGDLSITYDVLSAFANRYQAQVTIDNLNPLGRLDHWNLTWEWMRNEFINTIKGAHTHKIDPSECIYGPQGQYYKDFDFTPVINCQKKPIISDLPKEKANDDKIGKLPYCCRNGTLLSPIMNETEARSIFQMEVFKLPPDLNRTALNPPQNWKIVGTINPSYTCGPPVRIDPSAFPDPKGIGIATAVASWQITCNITRPKPKAAKCCVSFSAYYAESVIPCNTCACGCEQTSKCDANKKPLLLPPEALLVPFENRDLMAKAWSNIKHLGPMPKKLPCPDNCGVSINWHVDSNYKTGWTARITLFNWGNNAFENWFSAIQMKKDVANGYENVYSFNGTKLPKEKSNTIFMQGLPGLKFLVGEVNGTNPNKDPRVPGKQQSIISFLKKNTPHINVNGGDGFPSKVFFNGEECALPPEFPKNTAAFKTKFGVLPAVLLSLLTFLLLTDWLH; from the exons ATGCAAATTCCATGGAGGAATATCTCTTGGGTCTTATTAGTTTTGTTTGCGTACAATTGTCAAACATGTAACGGGCAGGATTACGGTGGAGAGGAAAAACCGGCAGCACCGCCACCGGAGCAAGAGACTTGCGATGGAATCTTCATCACCTACAATTTCGATGGACGAGAAAAGATATATCCATTAGTGAAGAATGTATCTGCACAGGGATGGTCATTTAAGTCCATGTTAACGGTGTTGAATGCAGGGATTTTTGAGCTGAAATCATGGCAAGTTTTCGTCGGATTTCAGCATAAAGAGCTTTTAGTATCGGCCGACGGTGCGGTTGCAATTGACGGCGATGGATTTCCGGTACGAGTGGGTAAAAATGGTACAACATTGGCTGGGTATCCACAATCCGATTTGAAAACGGCGATTGATACCGCCGGTGATTTTACTCAGATGTCAGCTCAAATCAATATTAAGGGGACGCAATTTGGTCTTAAAGAGAAAACAAATCCAATGCCTTCAACAATCAAGCTCGTCAATGAAGGATACAAATGCCCTGCTCCTAAGCGCTATA AAACTTACATGCATGTTTGCTGCAAGAGGGATCctaaattcaagcccaagaagGTGATCACCAAGTTCATGCCTCGTCGTTATGGAGACCTCTCCATAACATACGATGTTCTATCAGCATTCGCGAATAGGTACCAAGCTCAAGTCACAATTGACAATCTTAATCCTTTGGGTCGTCTTGATCATTGGAACTTAACGTGGGAGTGGATGAGGAACGAGTTCATTAACACCATTAAAGGTGCACATACTCACAAAATAGATCCTTCTGAGTGTATTTACGGACCACAAGGACAATATTACAAGGATTTCGATTTCACTCCTGTGATAAATTGCCAAAAGAAACCAATCATTTCCGATTTACCTAAGGAGAAAGCAAACGATGACAAAATTGGGAAGTTGCCTTATTGTTGCAGAAATGGAACTCTTTTGTCACCTATCATGAATGAAACAGAAGCAAGGTCCATTTTCCAGATGGAAGTTTTCAAACTTCCACCTGATTTAAACAGAACCGCGTTAAATCCACCTCAAAACTGGAAAATCGTGGGAACAATTAACCCGTCTTATACATGTGGACCGCCAGTCAGAATTGATCCATCAGCATTCCCGGATCCTAAAGGAATCGGAATTGCTACTGCTGTTGCTAGCTGGCAAATTACTTGTAACATTACTCGTCCTAAGCCCAAAGCAGCCAAATGTTGTGTTTCTTTCTCAGCTTATTATGCTGAATCTGTTATCCCCTGCAACACTTGCGCTTGTGGCTGTGAACAGACGTCTAAATGTGACGCGAACAAAAAGCCACTACTTCTCCCTCCAGAAGCGCTACTCGTCCCTTTTGAAAATAGGGACCTAATGGCGAAAGCTTGGAGCAATATCAAACATCTTGGTCCTATGCCTAAGAAACTACCTTGTCCTGATAATTGTGGAGTGAGCATCAATTGGCATGTTGATAGTAACTACAAGACAGGATGGACTGCGCGTATAACGCTCTTTAACTGGGGAAACAACGCGTTTGAAAACTGGTTTTCCGCGATCCAAATGAAGAAAGATGTAGCTAATGGCTATGAAAACGTGTACTCGTTTAACGGTACAAAGTTACCTAAAGAAAAGAGCAACACTATATTTATGCAAGGTTTACCTGGTTTGAAATTCTTGGTTGGAGAGGTTAATGGGACTAATCCTAATAAGGATCCAAGAGTACCTGGAAAACAACaatcaattatttcatttttgaagaagaatacACCACATATTAATGTCAATGGTGGCGATGGATTCCCTTCTAAGGTGTTCTTCAATGGGGAAGAATGCGCGCTTCCACCAGAGTTTCCTAAAAACACTGCAGCATTCAAAACCAAATTTGGTGTTTTACCAGCAGTTTTGCTTTCCCTCTTAACTTTCCTTCTTTTGACGGATTGGTTACACTGA